Genomic DNA from bacterium:
CGGCGGCTCCGTTGAGATTTTCCGCATCCCCAGGGAGGGAGGAACTCCCGAACAACTCACGTTCCCCGGGAAAGACAATCCCGTCCAAACCCGTATTGTCACCGATTGTTCTCCGGACGGGGAATGGATTCTCTTCACCGGGATTCGGGCCGAACGGTCCTTTCTTGGAGCGTTCAACACGCTGAGCGGCTCACTCCGGGAAATATTCCCCGGTGAACCTCTCTCACAGTGTTCCGGGAAATTCTCTTCCGATGGTAAAAAGATTTGTTTTTACATCTCCACCACCGACAGGCTCGGCCCGGTACAGAAACTCTATCTGTGCAAAAACACCCTTCCTTCGGAAGCTTTGAGAATCCCCTCGGCGGAAGCGGATACAGCGCCGGATTCTTTTACGCTGACCGGAAATTTTCCCAATCCGTTCAACGCATCGACAACCATACAGTTTACACTCCCTTCCGGCGGATTCACCCGTCTGACCGTTTATAACGTGCTCGGACAGAAAATCCGCGAGCTGGTCGCAGGCGAGATGCAGCAGGGGACATACTCGATTGTATGGAACGGGAAGAATGACTATGGAATGACAGTATCGAACGGGACATATATCTCTCATCTTCAGTTGGGCAACTTATCAGCCACAAGGAGGATGATGCTCATTAAATGATGAATCCTCATGTATGCTGCCGGTACATGAGGGATGAACATGAATCGCCCGCGGAAAGGGTTCCGCGTTTTGGGGACGGGGATTAAACGGCGATTCACCGGATAGGACTACGGATCACGGGAAGTTCCACCGGATGAATACCTGAGAAAATCTTGAACTGTTGATTGTCGGTGGAGCGTTCCCCGATAATACGTCAAAAAACGGAGACAGGAAATGAAAGCATTGAATCTCTTTCTTCTTGCAATCATGTTGTTCGCCACAACCGCTGCCGCGGCGGATTTTATTCCATCCGAAAAGGTTGAGGTAATCGACAATAACGGCTATTCATGGGGATACATCCCACCGATCGAAAATGTCGGTTACATGATGAATCACTTAAAATGGAACCCGATTCTGTCCTCGGATGGAAAGTGGATGGTTTTTCTGGGAAGAAGGAACAGAAAGCTCTGGCTCGTTCCTTCGGAAGGCGGTACTCCGGTTGAAATTTTTGACCTGGAGACCAAGCCGCTGCCTGAGGGTTCCCGGGGACAAACCATTGATGAAACGACTCTTAAATTTACTCCCGATGGTAATGAATTATCGTTCACCATAGTGTTTGAAAATGAGGACATGGGAAGTTACGATGTTTACTCGGATGCGGATTCGACGTTTTCCAGTCCGAGGAATCGACTGTATTCCATCATGACATTCAATCCTTCAACGAATGAATACCGGGAAGTTGTCAAGAACGGAATACATTACGACTGGAGCGCCGATGGCAGGTATATCTGCTATATCAATATCGATCCCCGTGCGTATTACGATCCGGCGAATGCCGAGCATCACTGCGCTCCTGCGATCTATGATACACAGACAGGAAAAACCCGCTTTCTGACGGATGAAAACTGGAATCAAAACATACTGAACCAGACGAAAATCTGCAGTCCTTACATTGGAACGACATTCAGCCCGGACGGTTCGCATATTGTCGCCAGTAAATATATCAACGAGAGCCGTCAACTGGTGAAAATTCCGTTCGAGGGAGGAGAGCCGGAACAGATCACCTTTGTCGATCAGAAGGCTGTTTGCTCATATCCCTTCTGCGTTTTACCCAAATATTCTCCGAATGGGGATTGGATCCTTTTCAATATAGAGCGTACCATGGTTATCATGAGTACCAAAAGCGGGGAAATATATGATTTCTACAGCCGGAAACCATTCAAACTTACCGGTGCTCCGATCGAAACCCCCATTTTCCAGATAATGGATGCGTACAATTACAGTTGGTCGTTTGACGGGAATAAAATTACATATAACCTCTGGGCCATATGGGATACTTTACAGAACAACCTGGCTTTAGGCAGTCAGTACGGAGTATTTAACCATTACATAGTGATTTATGATTTCAAACCTGAAACATTCGAGAAGATCACCTCGGTGGAAGAAACACAGCCCGAGGAGTTCTCCATAACCGGCAATTATCCCAATCCGTTCAATCCGGCCACTACGATCGACTTTACCCTGCCTGAAGCCGGGTATGCCGATCTGGCCGTCTATAACGTCGCGGGACAGAAAATATGTGAACTGGTCTCGGGAATACTTCCGGCAGGGAGACATTCGGTGGTTTGGGACGGCCGTGACCAGAATGGCAAGTCAGTCTCGTCCGGGGTATATATTACCCGCCTGATGATGAGAGATAAGGTAACGACGAGATCGATGATGTTACTTAAGTAACCGGCCTCCCATTTTTCTTTAAAGGGCATTCCGTTCACAGGAATGCCCTTTGATCTTTCATGGAAAGAATTCCTCAATGCTTGCATCGGAATAAAACCACTTCGGTACTTCTTTTTAGACCCCCCTCTCCTGGATATCCCGTCTGCCCCAAGACCACAGCATGGGGGCTTTCCCACGAATCCCGTCACGCTCCGAAGACACCCGAAACCTTTCCGCCCCGTTTCATGATGCGCTCGACTGCCTCCATGTTGAGCATGAGGTGACGGGGGTGATGGAGGTTTTCGGCGCGGCGGCCCTTATCACCCTTCACGAAAACGGCTTTACGGTCGGTGTAGTCCTGCCAGAGCGGGAGGCCGTACGGTTTCAGCGGGAAATTCGCATACACCCAGGTATGGAGCTTGTCGAACCACTCCTTCGCCCAGTCGGCGCCGGTATGCTCGATGATGCACATGAGCCCGTTGAGGTCTTCCATCTGGCCCCAGCCCGCTTTCCCGACATCCCACTTGTTCTCATCGACATTTTCGAGCATGATGAACACACCGCCGTACACATCGTCCCATGCGACTTCGAGCGTCCGTCTGAACCGAGCCGCGTTCTCGTCGAAGAGCGCCTTGTCCTTTCTGCGGACCGCTTCGTACAGGGTCATCCAGAGCATCTCGGAGGAATGGCCGAGACTGCCGTACTGGGCGAGCCTGTTGTTCGGCCGGGTGAAATCGTGGTTGATCTCCTCGTTGTAGAGGCCGTAATCGGGATTGTAGTGATACTTCATCTGAGACTCGATACAACGGTCGGCGACCGCCTTGAGCTCGGGATCGTCCCTGTTTTCGAGCATCTGGGTGATAAAATGGAGCGTGATGAACCAGTGCCCGAGGGAACGTGTTCCGTTCGGGGTCAGCTCGGTTTTGTTGTATCCCGGCTGGTCGTAGAGACGCATGCACTTTTTCATGATGTCTTTGCCTATGTCCCAGTACTGCTCGTTGCCCTTCGCCTTCGAGTATTCGCAGAAGCCGGTGGCGATGAACATATCGCCGTAGATGTTGACCTCGCGGTCTCCGGCTTTCCCCTCGCGGGAATAGTAGGCGGGGAAGAATACATCCTCTTTGGGAAGATGTTTCATGACGAAATCCACCGATCGTTTCGCCGCTTCGAGATTCCGCGGGTCCGGATCGATTCTGTTGAAGAGGTGCGAGAATGTCCACGTTCCACGGCCCTCGTACCACGAGCGCTTTTCCCAGGAAAGCGGGGGACCGTCCCAGTCCGTATGGAGGCAGAATCCGCCGTACTCCTTGTCCACGACATACTTGTGCTGAAATTCCTTGAACTCGTTGAGGTCTGCCATGTAGCTGCTGCGGAGCTCCTCGAGGGTCTTTCCCGCCAGTTTGCCATCCGCACAGACAGCCATCGGCTGCTGAGGCTGTGTCTGACCGGACTGCCGGGGCTGTGTCTGACAGCCGCCGATTCCGGACAGCGCCGCGGCTGTTCCCGCCGTTGCGCCGAAAAATGATCGTCTTTTCATTGCCGTTCTCCCGGGAAATACATGGTTTGTACATGGGGCAGATTGTGTATGTGACTTGAAAACAGAATGCTTAACGGTTTTAACGATGTACAGGGAGTTTCTCTCCCCCGATTATACCGGTTTATATATACGTATTTTAAAAGCCGGTGTCCAAGAAATTCTGTTTTTTCTTTGCAATTTCCGAATATTTCGTTGATACTGCTGTATGAGCGCCGGAGATTTACTGTATTTCCTCACCCTTTGATTCCCTCCCTCCTTATACCATAGTGACTCCCATAAATGTGAGAGGGGCTGTTCCACGAGTCCGGATCAAGGCTCTCCCTCGCCCTGAGCGTGTTTCAGGGAGATGGAGCCAGCAGGGTGATGGTTTATGGGTACGGAAACACATTACCTCGTAATCCCCCAAAATCCACGATGAATTGTACTGTAATACATTGGTTACAATGAGAATATAGACCATTAAGCCTGTGAATTTATAAACCCGTTGAAAAGCCCCGCGGTCACAACCGGTTTTCGGAAAAAGAATGGGTGCTGTCCGAGCGAGCCGAAGGCTCGTGAGTTCACACATTCCCGAAAAACGGTCCGTGACCGGGGAATAAGGCTTTTCACGGGGCGCCCTTTCCTTGGTTACTTCCTTTGGGCACACAAAGGAAGTAACATCTAAAAAATATTCTTAAAAAATGGGGAGTGTCATCAATGTATTACTCCTTGACACCTCTGTTGATTATACTATATTGTGTTCATTATATCATTATTTCAGGTCTCGCCTAAAACCATATAATCATCGATTTATACCGTCATTATCATAGTAATCGGGGACACTGATATGGCCGATAAGATTCTCATCGCATATGCGAGCAAGTACGGCTCGACAGCGGAGGTGGCTGCTGTCATCGGAGAGGTTCTTTCGCAGGCAGGCGCGGATGTCGATATCGTTCCCGCGCGGAAGGTCAGGGACATCGGCCCTTATGGGTATGTAATCCTCGGCACACCGATCTTTATGGGAAAACCACAGAGAGCGTCGATTGCCTTTGCCAGAAAACATCGTACAGCGCTCGGCAAAATCCCGGTGGCGCTTTTTTCTCTCGGTCTTCAGATGATGGATGACACGCCGGAGAACAGGGAAAAGGCGCGGCAGTTTCTCGCGCCACTGCTGGCAATAATCGGCGAACCCGTGAGTCTCGGGCTCTTCGGCGCAAGGATAGATCACAGCAAATTCGGGTTTATTCTCCGCTTTATCGCCTCACGGGATAAATCCGGGGTCATGCGCGGAGGCGACTGGCGCAACTGGGATAACATACGGGAATGGGCTGCCGGTCTGACTGCTCTCCTGAGCGGACGGTGATCGATGCTCTTATTGTTGGCAGGAAAAGCATTGTGCAAAAGATAAAGAAATGTGAAAGTTTCGAGTTTAACGCGGGAAACAGGGTTAAACGGCTGATATACCTTTTATGCGCCTCAATATCCATAATCATACCGCATCGGGTTTTTGCCGAAAAAGCATGGTCGAGCTTTGTACATGAGTGTTCGGGTGTATTTTCCATGGCTGTACAGGGCGATTATCTCTGGTATTTCACCGGGAGAAATGTCACCAGGCTCAACATGAAAACGCTCATGTCAAAGGTCTTTACTCCCGAAGACGGTTTGGTATCGCCGTTTGTGGACAGAATTGTCGCCGGGCCCGATGGAACGATCTGGTTTGCCTCGGATGAGGGTCTGTCAAGATTCGACGGTGTGTCTTTTACTACATTTCCCCGGAAATTGAGACCGCTATGGGGATTTGATATCGCTCCGGATGGCATTGTCTGGGTTGTTGATAACACATATAAAAAACTGAACCGTTTCGATGGTGTCGTGTGGACTGAATATTCCGTGGGTGACAGCCTGGCCTACGATTATGTCTCTTCTCTTGCGGTAGGCCGTAACGGCGATGTCTGGGTGGCAACGTTTGACTCGGACAGGGAAGCAGGATTAGTAAGCAGATATGATGGTTCGATATGGCAAACATATTCTCCAAAAAACGGTTTTCCGGGCAGTCATGTGACTTCCATTACGGTTGGACCGGATGGTGTCGTATGGTTCGGAACAAATGACGGACTCTACCGGTATGACGGCATAACATGCAGACATTACACCACCGCAGACGGTTTGGGCTGCGTCCTGGTAAAAAATATTACCGTGGCCCCGGACGGGATTGTCTGGATTGGTGTTGAAGCCAATATCATCAATGTAAGCCGTGACAACGGAGCTACCCTTGATGTTATATCCAATGAACATAAAGCAGACTGTATCGCATTTGATTCCAATAATGTAGCATATATCGGTAATGGCATAGATATATACCGCTACGGTGAGCCGCGTCTGCCCGGTCGGGAGCCACCGCAATTAGTCAATCCCTCCGATATGTCTGTTCTCCCATACAGCGAGGAAACAACGTTCATGTGGACCTCTTTTCCGGGTGCCGAAGCGTATGAAGTTCAATTCTGGTCCTATAAACCCGACTATAACAGACAAGGCGGGACAGTGGTATACGAGCCGTTTCTGACCATGACCATGAACGAGCTGTATACCGAAAGCGAGCCCGCATGGTGGCGAGTCAGGGCCCGTATCGGCGACGAATATAGTCAATGGAGTGAAACATTGCGTTTTTCTACAGCACTTCCCCCGGTCAGGCTGTCATCTCCTGCAGACATGGCACTGGTGGAAAAAAACACAGTAATAACGTTTTTATGGGCTGAATCCGAGTTTGCTTATCTGTACGAGGTTCAATTTTCGGATACCCCTGATTTTATAAACCCTAAGCAGCACCAGGTAACCGCGAACAATATTCTTCATGGTACCGGGGAGGGATACACCGATCTGGAACCGGCATACTGGCGTGTCCGCATCAGGAGGAACGATCAGTACAGCGATTGGAGCACGGTATTCCGGTACTATACCGAACGGCCAGAACTACAGAATGATTTTTCACGTTACAATGCGGAAAACGATATCCATGCCCTGCTAT
This window encodes:
- a CDS encoding T9SS type A sorting domain-containing protein → MKALNLFLLAIMLFATTAAAADFIPSEKVEVIDNNGYSWGYIPPIENVGYMMNHLKWNPILSSDGKWMVFLGRRNRKLWLVPSEGGTPVEIFDLETKPLPEGSRGQTIDETTLKFTPDGNELSFTIVFENEDMGSYDVYSDADSTFSSPRNRLYSIMTFNPSTNEYREVVKNGIHYDWSADGRYICYINIDPRAYYDPANAEHHCAPAIYDTQTGKTRFLTDENWNQNILNQTKICSPYIGTTFSPDGSHIVASKYINESRQLVKIPFEGGEPEQITFVDQKAVCSYPFCVLPKYSPNGDWILFNIERTMVIMSTKSGEIYDFYSRKPFKLTGAPIETPIFQIMDAYNYSWSFDGNKITYNLWAIWDTLQNNLALGSQYGVFNHYIVIYDFKPETFEKITSVEETQPEEFSITGNYPNPFNPATTIDFTLPEAGYADLAVYNVAGQKICELVSGILPAGRHSVVWDGRDQNGKSVSSGVYITRLMMRDKVTTRSMMLLK
- a CDS encoding AGE family epimerase/isomerase — protein: MKRRSFFGATAGTAAALSGIGGCQTQPRQSGQTQPQQPMAVCADGKLAGKTLEELRSSYMADLNEFKEFQHKYVVDKEYGGFCLHTDWDGPPLSWEKRSWYEGRGTWTFSHLFNRIDPDPRNLEAAKRSVDFVMKHLPKEDVFFPAYYSREGKAGDREVNIYGDMFIATGFCEYSKAKGNEQYWDIGKDIMKKCMRLYDQPGYNKTELTPNGTRSLGHWFITLHFITQMLENRDDPELKAVADRCIESQMKYHYNPDYGLYNEEINHDFTRPNNRLAQYGSLGHSSEMLWMTLYEAVRRKDKALFDENAARFRRTLEVAWDDVYGGVFIMLENVDENKWDVGKAGWGQMEDLNGLMCIIEHTGADWAKEWFDKLHTWVYANFPLKPYGLPLWQDYTDRKAVFVKGDKGRRAENLHHPRHLMLNMEAVERIMKRGGKVSGVFGA